A region of Methanobacterium spitsbergense DNA encodes the following proteins:
- a CDS encoding SAM-dependent methyltransferase, protein MIKVLYDIKVYRQVLRDIIKIDDVVVELGCHVGNSTRIIGDLSIDGQIIALDNSPESVNEMKSVTEEYPSVQFIKADVRLHETLEEVAKKIEKIGKCDVLSVDLGGGYHPDTTFKVFFIWSSTLKPRDTIIRNRGLLDFIHSASTDELIKSEFGWLESSGNDGIPPRLKEFKLWSSKIR, encoded by the coding sequence ATGATAAAAGTACTATACGATATCAAAGTTTATAGGCAAGTTCTAAGAGATATAATAAAGATAGATGATGTAGTGGTTGAGCTTGGATGCCATGTAGGTAATTCAACAAGGATCATTGGTGATCTTTCCATAGATGGACAAATAATAGCCCTTGATAATAGCCCGGAATCTGTTAATGAAATGAAATCAGTAACAGAAGAATATCCCAGTGTTCAATTTATTAAGGCCGATGTAAGGCTTCATGAAACACTGGAAGAGGTGGCAAAAAAAATTGAAAAAATTGGTAAATGCGATGTATTATCCGTTGATCTAGGTGGAGGTTACCATCCAGATACAACATTCAAGGTATTTTTCATTTGGTCATCAACTTTAAAACCTCGTGATACTATAATAAGAAATAGAGGACTTTTAGATTTTATACATTCAGCTTCAACAGACGAGTTGATAAAATCCGAATTTGGATGGCTTGAATCGTCTGGAAACGATGGAATACCACCAAGGTTGAAGGAGTTCAAACTTTGGTCTTCAAAAATAAGATAG
- a CDS encoding 2-amino-3,7-dideoxy-D-threo-hept-6-ulosonate synthase — MIGKRIRIERILNRKTGRCVIVPMDHGVSIGPVPGITDMAAAIDEVASGGANAVIEHKGMVGKGHRGYGNDIGLIIHLSASTSLGPDPDQKVLVTSVEKALKMGADAVSVHVNIGSEKEPEMLEQLGTISETCDDWGMPLIAMMYPRGKNIKDEHSGEVVKLAARAGAELGADIIKTNYTGHPDTFKEVVDGCPVPVVIAGGPMVETDRQLLEMVKNSVDVGGAGVAIGRNIFQAPSPRKTTRAISEIVHNNMEVDEALKILNGTS, encoded by the coding sequence ATGATAGGCAAAAGGATCAGGATCGAAAGGATATTAAATAGAAAAACAGGTCGATGTGTCATAGTTCCAATGGACCATGGTGTATCAATTGGACCAGTTCCAGGAATCACAGATATGGCCGCAGCTATAGACGAAGTTGCAAGTGGCGGTGCAAACGCAGTTATTGAACATAAAGGAATGGTAGGGAAAGGTCACAGAGGATACGGTAATGATATTGGATTAATAATACACCTCTCAGCAAGCACATCACTAGGACCAGACCCAGACCAGAAGGTGCTTGTAACCAGCGTTGAAAAGGCATTGAAAATGGGAGCAGATGCTGTATCGGTACATGTGAATATTGGCTCTGAAAAGGAACCAGAAATGTTGGAGCAGCTAGGAACAATATCAGAAACATGTGATGATTGGGGAATGCCACTCATAGCAATGATGTACCCACGGGGTAAAAACATCAAAGATGAACACTCCGGAGAAGTTGTTAAACTGGCTGCAAGGGCAGGAGCAGAGTTAGGTGCAGATATCATCAAGACCAATTACACAGGCCATCCCGACACTTTCAAAGAAGTGGTAGATGGATGTCCAGTACCAGTTGTAATAGCAGGTGGTCCAATGGTAGAAACAGACAGACAACTCCTAGAAATGGTGAAAAACAGTGTTGATGTTGGAGGAGCTGGAGTAGCAATTGGTAGAAACATATTCCAGGCACCATCACCAAGAAAAACAACCAGGGCAATATCAGAAATTGTACACAACAACATGGAAGTTGACGAAGCCCTCAAGATCCTCAACGGAACAAGTTAA
- a CDS encoding 3-dehydroquinate synthase II: MKFAWIMAEGKNWDTKKQYITTALESGINHIVDFTDTERIKKLGNLTLVSDLDSSDIILVGRNAEGDGTLTIPMDLTESKDLETISSLKRKSKTVAAYVEISSKKHEELAVKLGKVADYLILLGKDWTVIPLENIIADLQGDNVKIIASVKNFDEAKLALETLEYGTDGVLLNPNEISQIKKVAEFLEKIDSENYSLVPATITRVEPVGSGDRVCVDTCSMMKVGEGMLIGSYSKGLFLVHSESLESEYVASRPFRVNAGPVHAYIMTPGNKTRYLSEIETGDEILTVDNEGNTKTTVVGRVKIEKRPLMLVEAEYEGFIIRTLLQNAETIRLVQENGKPKSVAELKIGDKVMVYLDKSARHFGMAIEETIIEK; encoded by the coding sequence ATGAAATTTGCATGGATTATGGCAGAAGGAAAAAATTGGGATACAAAAAAGCAGTATATTACAACAGCCCTTGAATCGGGAATTAATCATATTGTTGATTTCACAGACACAGAAAGGATAAAAAAACTTGGAAACCTTACACTTGTCTCGGATTTAGATAGTTCAGACATAATCCTTGTTGGAAGAAATGCAGAAGGTGATGGAACCCTGACAATTCCAATGGATCTGACTGAATCAAAGGATTTAGAAACAATATCCAGTTTAAAAAGAAAGAGTAAAACTGTAGCTGCATACGTTGAGATCTCGAGCAAAAAACATGAAGAATTAGCAGTAAAACTTGGAAAAGTTGCAGATTATTTGATCCTGCTTGGAAAAGATTGGACAGTGATACCACTTGAGAATATTATTGCAGATCTACAAGGGGACAATGTAAAGATAATAGCATCTGTTAAAAACTTTGATGAAGCTAAACTTGCACTTGAAACACTGGAATATGGTACAGATGGTGTACTGTTAAACCCAAATGAGATATCTCAGATAAAGAAAGTTGCAGAATTCCTTGAAAAGATAGATTCTGAAAACTACTCACTGGTACCTGCAACTATTACACGTGTTGAACCAGTTGGTTCCGGTGACAGAGTGTGTGTTGACACTTGTTCAATGATGAAAGTTGGAGAGGGTATGCTAATAGGATCCTATTCCAAGGGACTCTTTTTAGTTCATAGTGAATCATTGGAAAGTGAATATGTTGCATCAAGGCCTTTCAGGGTTAACGCAGGCCCAGTTCATGCATATATAATGACTCCAGGTAATAAAACTAGATATCTCTCTGAAATTGAAACAGGAGATGAAATTTTAACTGTTGATAATGAAGGAAATACTAAAACAACGGTTGTAGGCCGTGTTAAAATCGAGAAACGTCCATTAATGCTTGTAGAAGCCGAATATGAAGGATTTATCATTAGAACTCTTCTTCAAAATGCAGAAACAATAAGGCTTGTACAGGAAAATGGAAAACCAAAATCTGTTGCTGAATTGAAAATTGGTGATAAAGTTATGGTTTACCTTGATAAAAGTGCAAGACACTTTGGAATGGCAATTGAAGAAACTATTATAGAAAAATAA
- a CDS encoding HPr kinase/phosphorylase, with the protein MSGYQVEIISPQEKDDMFNKLVADVRYERKANIHGACVKLLTDNLDFKEEWQDNFKFMNEDIRPHAKVFSVEDGNDLRVMYEPISNTCIIKNCDYYGWIKSIALAAISDFFEEYHSEHRRYSVHGSAVDYNGHAIAIIGPPGTGKTTLTYGLLQNHDFNYISDDWFFTRLFKNGNVIYSSEKNSYIRDDIVNVWKSFSTELNKVKLDIRGRGIADVNTLFEGRSRESSTLKTVVLLERDRNHPPFLKLNIDEALDFMVVKDFCNPHQMIRNDRKFKIRKNFFKEVFSKHDVYLLNTIETPNESLKRIKDLAIR; encoded by the coding sequence ATGTCAGGATACCAAGTTGAAATAATCAGCCCTCAAGAAAAGGATGACATGTTCAACAAACTCGTGGCAGATGTGAGATACGAGAGAAAGGCCAATATACATGGTGCTTGTGTAAAACTTTTAACAGACAATCTCGACTTTAAAGAGGAATGGCAAGACAACTTCAAATTTATGAACGAAGATATTAGACCTCATGCAAAGGTATTCTCCGTTGAAGATGGTAATGATCTAAGAGTAATGTACGAACCAATATCAAATACATGTATAATAAAGAACTGTGACTACTATGGCTGGATAAAAAGCATTGCACTTGCAGCAATATCTGATTTTTTCGAGGAATACCATTCTGAACATAGAAGATATTCTGTTCATGGTTCTGCAGTTGACTATAATGGACATGCAATTGCAATTATAGGACCTCCTGGAACTGGTAAAACAACACTTACATATGGACTCTTACAAAACCATGACTTCAACTATATTTCAGATGATTGGTTTTTTACAAGACTATTTAAAAATGGAAATGTTATTTATTCCTCAGAAAAGAATTCATACATACGTGATGATATAGTTAACGTCTGGAAATCTTTTTCTACAGAACTTAATAAAGTTAAACTTGATATACGAGGCAGAGGTATTGCCGATGTAAACACATTATTTGAGGGACGTTCAAGGGAGAGTTCAACTTTAAAAACAGTGGTACTTCTTGAAAGAGATAGAAATCATCCTCCCTTTTTAAAGCTTAATATTGATGAAGCCCTGGATTTTATGGTTGTTAAAGATTTCTGCAATCCACACCAGATGATTAGAAATGATAGAAAGTTCAAGATCAGGAAAAATTTTTTCAAGGAAGTTTTCAGTAAACATGATGTATATCTATTAAACACAATTGAAACTCCCAATGAAAGTCTTAAAAGAATAAAGGATCTTGCAATAAGGTGA